Proteins found in one Candidatus Thermoplasmatota archaeon genomic segment:
- a CDS encoding aspartate dehydrogenase, giving the protein MKIGVIGVGAIGTVLAKALENIEEIEEIWLFDRKIGKAVKVAKKLSKALVASSAKELIENVELVVESASQQAVREYSYQILSAGKDLLIMSVGAFVDSALRAELERVAAQKSRKIYLPSGAVLGIDGIKAAKLAKVDEVTLTTIKSPRAFEGNKYLKAKNIDVKKTRVLFMGSAEQAVKYFPENINVASCLALAGIGSEKTKVKIIADPKIKENIHRINVRGAFGEFKIEAKNVVCPDNPKTSYLAALSAIATIKKILEPFQIGT; this is encoded by the coding sequence ATGAAGATAGGGGTGATAGGAGTTGGCGCAATAGGCACTGTTTTAGCGAAAGCTCTAGAGAATATAGAAGAAATAGAAGAGATATGGCTGTTTGATAGGAAGATTGGTAAAGCTGTGAAAGTAGCTAAAAAATTGAGTAAAGCGCTAGTAGCGAGCAGTGCAAAGGAGCTTATAGAAAATGTCGAGCTAGTAGTAGAGTCCGCTTCCCAGCAAGCAGTAAGAGAATATTCGTATCAAATACTTAGTGCAGGAAAAGATTTGCTCATAATGAGTGTTGGAGCTTTTGTAGATAGCGCGCTCAGAGCTGAGCTTGAAAGAGTGGCGGCTCAAAAAAGCAGAAAAATTTACTTACCCTCAGGCGCTGTTTTAGGCATTGACGGTATTAAAGCTGCAAAGCTAGCAAAAGTTGATGAGGTCACTCTTACTACGATTAAGAGCCCAAGAGCTTTTGAAGGTAATAAGTATCTTAAAGCGAAAAATATTGATGTAAAGAAAACCAGAGTTTTATTCATGGGCAGTGCAGAGCAAGCTGTTAAATATTTTCCTGAGAACATTAACGTTGCTTCTTGTCTGGCACTTGCGGGTATAGGCTCTGAGAAAACGAAAGTAAAAATAATTGCAGACCCTAAAATAAAGGAGAACATTCATAGAATTAATGTTAGAGGCGCTTTCGGAGAATTCAAAATAGAGGCTAAAAACGTTGTTTGCCCTGATAATCCTAAAACGAGTTATTTAGCAGCGCTATCTGCAATTGCAACGATAAAAAAGATTCTGGAGCCTTTT